The genomic segment CCCATGCCCGATCCGGGGGTGGTCGTCCTGGACGAGGAGCACGACGCCTCCTTCAAGCAGGACGAACGGTTGGTCTATCACGCCAAGGATCTGGCCTGGTTCAGGATTCACCGTTCCAAGGGACTGATGGTCCTCGGCTCGGCAACTCCGGACGTCAAGACCTTTCACTCGTCCCAAAACGGGGCCATCGCCCGGGTAGAACTCGCCGGCCGGGTTGGGCCGGTGACCCTGCCCCGGGTCCGGCTGGTGGACCTGACAGTAAACGTGCCGATCCGAGGTCCGCTTTCTGCCCCCTGCCACCAGGCCTTGATGGCCACCCTGGAGGCCGGGCATCAGGCCATCATCATGCACAACCGTCGGGGCTACTCTCCGGTCTTGGTCTGCGAGGACTGCAACGAGCCGGCCCGCTGCGAGCACTGCCACGTCAGTCTGACCTTCCACAAGGCCAGAAACAGGGCCGTCTGCCATTATTGTGGCCAATCGGTCCCCGTGCCTCTGGTCTGCGCGTCGTGCGGCTCGACCTCGTTTCTTCCCATGGGCACGGGTACGGAAAAATTGGAGGAGTACCTGAGTTCCCATCTGCCGCCGGAAACAGGGGTCCTGCGTCTCGACCGGGACACATCCAGGCGGCAGGGCAGCATGGAAGACATTCTGGAGGCCTTTGCCCGGGGCAGGTCTCAGGTCCTCGTGGGTACCCAGATGCTCAGCAAGGGACATGATTTTCCGAACGTGACCCTGGTATTGGTCATCGACGCCGATCTGGGCCTGAGCCTTCCCGACTACCGGGCAACGGAGCGGACCTTCCAGTTGTTGGTCCAGGTGGCCGGCCGGGCTGGGCGGGGAGCATCTCCCGGCGAGGTCTATATCCAGACCCGAAACCCCGATCATTATCTCTGGACGTACGTGCTCGGCAATGACTACGAGGGATTTTATGGCCGGGAGATCGGACTCAGGGGGCGGATGTCCTATCCTCCTTTTGTCCGGCTGGGTCTTATTCGGTTCGCCTATCCGGTCCGCTGGCCCAAGGGGCAGGATCTGGTGGAGGAGATCGGGCGGGCCCTTCGGGACAGGGCGTTGACGGTGGGGGCCAGGGTCCTGGGGCCGGCCCCGGCCCCGCTGGCTCTTCTCAAGGGCCGACTCCGACAGCAGTGCATGATCAAGGCCCAGGACTGGGGGGCGATCCGGGACCTTTATCGTTTGGCCGAGGGAATGA from the Deltaproteobacteria bacterium genome contains:
- the priA gene encoding primosomal protein N' produces the protein MIMTPSFVHIALFSAPYGPLTYAVPVQPEGLDWSVGLRVLVPVGHGVRAGVVVGHSSSAPEGMVVKPVLWPLELRPLLKADYLDMARQLELRQADPVGKILGHVIPREFRRADPVFELGPGEILDVTALAAGGEADRRAWGLAWNRGEMRVKFSRPRTDPICRVAKDPPWSLMPAAKRQWRIMELLWERGQISRSELTRALGRDVPTVLRALEARGLVTVRNEGGDDSGPISVEPVVRHVPNQEQASAVSAMLDLFTEDRPRAVLLHGVTGSGKTLVYLETIRFCLEAGRWAMLLAPEIAIALQLQAQARALLGPERVLLFHGSLPQGSRQRIFEKVAVGGEPRCVVGTRSALFLPMPDPGVVVLDEEHDASFKQDERLVYHAKDLAWFRIHRSKGLMVLGSATPDVKTFHSSQNGAIARVELAGRVGPVTLPRVRLVDLTVNVPIRGPLSAPCHQALMATLEAGHQAIIMHNRRGYSPVLVCEDCNEPARCEHCHVSLTFHKARNRAVCHYCGQSVPVPLVCASCGSTSFLPMGTGTEKLEEYLSSHLPPETGVLRLDRDTSRRQGSMEDILEAFARGRSQVLVGTQMLSKGHDFPNVTLVLVIDADLGLSLPDYRATERTFQLLVQVAGRAGRGASPGEVYIQTRNPDHYLWTYVLGNDYEGFYGREIGLRGRMSYPPFVRLGLIRFAYPVRWPKGQDLVEEIGRALRDRALTVGARVLGPAPAPLALLKGRLRQQCMIKAQDWGAIRDLYRLAEGMIGTERRMRIVLDLDPVSML